The nucleotide sequence actgtatacagggggcgtaaaaaaatattattattattattattttaattaaattcaaattaagcatttttgaaggggcatccctacttcgcggaaattcacttatcgcgggtggtcccggtccccattaaccgcgataaccgagggaacactatactatgtctagTATATACATGCATAGTATTGTTTACTAAAGAACTGCAAAGGCCTCAAACAACCTTTTTGTTTCAAGAAaatgtccagtttttttttggtaacctCAGTATTGAAACATTTTCAGAACGCAGTATTTTGTGGGTCTAAAAGGAGCAGTTACAATGAACTAATACTGTGGAGGAAAGTTCTTTTGAAAAATACCTACTAATATCTGCTCCTTTCCTCTACAGAAGTATTATGGTGTGGATTATAAATGGGGTCATATTGAACAGTGGATGGTACGACCACAGCATGAAAACCTCCTACTAcctattttttcccctaaaacaACCACCCAGTATAAAAGAGTTGTTTTCGGGTTGACTGTATCATTgtgctttttaaataaagtgcTGTCCAGTGGTTTGATATTGTGCAAATGTTCCCATTTATGATGGCTGTCACTAGTCTAAATGCACCTGTATGGAGATGGAAAGGTTTTAAGAAGTCATCTCCACTGCATGTCAGCTTTTTATTATCATTGCCGTGTTTGTGTCCATTTAGGTCTGCCAcattctatttttctttcaagCTTTGCTATGTAGTCATcgtacattatttttaattcgtCTTATTtggaatgtttgtgtttttcaatgCATGACAGGCATCGTATTAAGCATTTTACGTCCTGTAATCGTCCTTCTTTGTGACTCCTGACTGCATGGTAAcatcttcttctctttcttttcttcttcttcttcttcgcgGCCTTTCAGGAGGAAGGCGAGCGCTATTCCCGCCACTCACGGAGAATTGCTTCGGTCTGTACCTTCTCTGCTGTCATACTCTTTCTTTGGTGATTTTACTTATGGAAAAAAGCTGAGAAATCCTCAGGCAATGTGTCAGCACATCcgcaatgctttttttttttaatgcagtctgtttttgtctgtgttttcagCTGTCTGATGATGAAGAGCGGATGTCCGTGGGTAGTCGTGGCAGTCTGAAGGTGACTTTAATTCATTAAGCCCACTTTGAATTTAATAGgccttctctttcttttttctgcctctactatgtcttttttactAAGTATTCCTTATATTTTCACCCTCTATGTTTTGCTTGGTTCAATCTACATATCTCTACTCCTTGTCCTCTACTTTTTGCACCCAAGCCTTCAGACTACAGCTCTTTTCTTGGTTCATGCTCCCGGGCATCCTCTCGAGCTAGTTCAGCTCGTGCAAGCCCTGTGGTAAGCTTTGTTTTGTCTCgtaaatttggatgtttttacaTCTGACTGGGAGTAAGTGTGTTGGTTTAAAGTCTTGTCTTTTCTCATGCTCTTGGTTTATTAATTGTGGCAGTAAATCAGCAACTTTGACTTGGAAATTTCATTTCCATGGTCTGTCTTTGTGTGTTTAGGTGGAAGAGAGACTGGATAGAGATTTTCTGGAAAAAGTAAGTCAACCTGAGAACAGTACCAGAAATCAAGCACGATCACATaatttttgcgtttttttttgcggTACACCGAGAAAAAAGGGACAATATTGTGGAAATAGTTTTTGCAGTATTTCCCAGTTTTTTGCGTTTTGCGTTTTTTGCGGCACTGCGAAAAACGAAGGACTATTGcggaaatatttttcacagtatATTCCCGTTTTTCGCGTTTCGCAGTTTTTGCGGCACAgcgaaaaatgatttatttttctgtgttccttcattttttgcaacttttcacGTTTcgcagtttttgcattttcgcAGTTTTTGGGTACATCACGAAAATTGGGGACtactgcagattttttttttcataaaagatATCTCTGCAGTAGCCCTTTTTTGCTGGGAACAATTTATTGGCTATATCCCTTAACAGAGTGTGTTTTATTTCaacattgaattgcattgaCCCTTTTCTACCATTGTCAGGGCCCTAGGACAGTACTGAACCTTTCTTCAGCCAATCTATCTTCACCCGCGGGGGGCTCTTCTCGTAGGGGAAGCTGTGACACCTCGGTCTCCATCGAGATGGAGGCGTCAATGAGGGAGATGAAGGTATCAACATTTCAACAGTTCCTCATTGTTGATCAAGAAATTTGATTTGACATTGCTGTGTAATATCAGTCAAATCCTCTTTTTATTTGCAGTGAAACTGTATAGTAATAGTTGTTATAGCTGTAATAGTTGTTTTTTGCAGCAGATAAAGACTATAGTACCTGCAAGTATTCTTATATTTCCTGAATGTGGAAACATTTCTGTTGTTTGTGGCGATTTCATATACCGTATACTAGATATTCCAATTCTTAGCTCTTTTCAGAGTTATGTTTACTTTGAAAGTAACGTGAAAGtggacaaaaaatgaaaaatatgttttgctcGCTTTGAAGCCAGCTGTGTGTCCTTTCGGTActcatatattttaaatgtttgacaTTGTTTCATCGCAGGGTTCTGTGGCGGAGGCAGAGGAAAAGTATCGCAGAGCCATGGTTTCAAACGCTCAGCTACACAACGATAAGTCAACTTTAATGTATCAGGTGGAAACACTTCGGGAAGAACTGAGCGACATGGAGGAGATGCTCTGGGAGGCTCGACGGCACTCTGACGAGTGCACCAAGGTCATTAGGTCGATGGGATGTCAGATTGTTGAATGGTTTTAATGTTTCTAACATTGACAAAGAAGTACTTTCTCAAAGAATGAGTGTGTACTCTTGATCTAGCTatgtccttttctttttttcgaaTGGAATCTCACTTCAGTGTATTCCGGCTACGTTTGCAGGCATACCAGCGTGAACGAGACTGTCACTTAGTCCTTCAGTTCCAGTTTAAAAAGATGGAAGACACTATTAAACGTAGTGAAGAACTACTGCTGGTTAGTTCAacactaaacacacacacacacacacaaaatgtgcTTCTCACGTTCTGCTTCTTTGTAGCCTTGGCAAGAAGGGCatctttttgggggaaaactgaccactttttaatgattttttaacaacaaagacattgcttttctcttttcttctttctctATTCCTTCCTTGCACACCCAGGAGGTGTCACAGTTACGAGCACAAACACAAACTTACTCTCAGGAGGTGTCTGACTTGCAGGAAGCTCTGCAGTGGAAGGAAAAGAAGATTGCGGTATGACGTAATCAAGTGGCAAAACATTGCGAAAAACATTCGACAAAAGTAAATCGAGataacgacaacaacaacaacaaaaatgcagaTTTGGATTCTACTAAATGTCACACTAATATTGCTGCTAATCCATTAACCTTTCTCTACCTGCTTTTTCTTCTTGCTCCTTCCTGCTATGCCACTTTGTTCCCTACTGGTCATCCTTCCTTGGTCCCTGTCAGGCATTAGAGCGTCAGAAGGAAATCTCTGACATCATTCAGAGCGAGCGCGACCAACTCAGTGTTGAGGTGTTCAGACTCCGGGATGTTCTCAAGGTACTAATTAAGTAGTTACGTGGTGGATTCGCCCAATCGCGTGACATGGCGTCTCATAAGAAGTTTTTGTTGcgtttggttgttgttgttattgtttttgttgttattattgtggttgctgttttttatatttttttaaatttttattatttttttctttaattatgtcGCCCAATTCGGTGAATGCTGGTCGGTGAGTCATCacttattatgatttttttaatttttatatctCTAAATCAGAAATACGGAGAGGTCGTTACTCCTGAAGTCGCAACCAATGGGAGCTTGAGTTTGGAAGAGACTCCGGATGAATTGGACAACAGCTTTGCTTCCCGGTTGTCAACGGAAGCTCCAGGAAGCAGAGAAAGCATGCTGGGTAAGGTTCctgccagaaaaaaatgtattatcatCACCTGTCTTTGATTCAGTCCAAATAGTCAAACAGGGATGgccaaacaaaaatacaagtgtGGTCGTGAAATTCCACACTCATTGTGTGACGTTTGCATGGTTtccttgggcctgcgtgggttttctccgggtactccgatttcccgCGACATTCCAGAACATacagagtaggctggttgaagactctaaattggcactaggtatgactgtgtgtctggatggttgtttgtctacaaTTGCCATGCGATGAATTCCACACTTTCCATGGTGGAATAATTGTCTGTGCGTTTTGTTCCACTGTGTCCTTGGTGTCCTTATGACACCCTGCCTTTGTCAAAAAAGTTCTCCAACTTCCAAAACGTACATAGTTCAATCACAAGTCAACAGGCCCGCGTGCCCTTGAAATGTCCAGTCACGAAACAGGCCTTGAAACTGAATTCTGGACATGAAATTGACTTTTAAAACTAAAGTCAAAGCATCTGTAGACTCACAAAGAAAAGCCCCATTGTCCAAATATCAGCACGAAAGCTGTTCCCATCTCGCATGTTTCTGAGAAATGTGAAATAACTCCTAAAGAAGCAGATCATCCCAAGATGACTGTCTTAACTTCAGTGGAGTCTGTTTTTTCAGATAACACACCATCTCTTGAAGACTTACTCACAAATAATCCATCATCATCTGCAACGCCCGCTACTGTCAATCCAAATTATACATTCAGAAGGTTTTTTGAGGAAATCAAAGCCATGGTAGCTCCTGAATGGATGTTGCTGAAACTCCCTGAAGGAAAGCCATTTGAGGAGCAACCAAATACAAGGGCAATCCAGGAGCCTTTATTGGTAGACATGGACAGTTGTGAGGAAGCCAATGAGCAGATAGAGATGTAATTATCTGCAAAACTGTAGGAATCAGACCTCAATCTAAACTTTGGGAAATATTGTGGAAAAATGCTCAAGCTTGCAAAATCCTAAATTATTTAGCTTATCACCTTTGGTGTCATTTTAGAGTCGCTGTTTAATTCCCTTATTTACCACTTAttgttgtttatcttttattatAGAATTGTCTCGaaatttcaaattcaatttacaAAGGCATGTTACTTTGAGTAATCTCCTTTTTGGCAGTATTCATGATTTTACTATCGTTCGTTTAGCTCTTTCATTATTATAAAGCTCCTTGTAACTTGTCTATGAAAGGGGCTAGATAAATAAAGTCCACTCACATACCTTATGGGAGGTAATCTGATTTTGTGAGTTTGTATCATGTTCATTCTTCCTTTTATGGGAAGAAATCACTTCTGTTAAGTTGTGCTGAAAATATGTTTCTGCCCCGATCACATCATGTTTGCTGCTTTGTAATATAGTTTCTCTACAGTGATGTCACAGTCTTTTGAATGGGtaagaaattgtcaaaaatggcCTTACCGTGTCTACTAATACAGAATTATCTAACAATTTGCATATTCTAAATCAAACCCTCaataatttttttgcaaaaaatgatcAATGTATTGCAATTTTTAGAATTAGTTTTGATTGGTATGGCTTGCGATGCAATCTGCATGatcatgttttatttcaaatgacaGTAATAGATGTTCAATCCGTTAGAACTGGTAGCGAATGGTCTGTTTTTGACTCTGTTTTCACTTCTCATCTTCCAGAGCAGCGGCTAAAGAAGCTAATTGAAGAAAGAGAGCATTTCCAGGACCAGGTGAGAGTCCACCTACATATAAAATCAACAATCATGcaagcactttaaaaaaaaaaaagtgcatttgaaCAGTTTCCACATGAAGGCGATGAATAAGCAACCTGcccaaatgttcattttttaattttttaaattgttttaaatgtgttgcGGCTTTAGGTCAGAATGCTCAAGAAGCAACTACTTGTGGGGCAAAGAAGTAGACCTGATGGGAGTCAGAATCCTGATGAAGATCATCTAGAAAATGGCATGGATTCTTATGCATTGGACATCCAGAGTGagcccttttctttttctccctcttccggtcttcttcttattcttgaTCGATTATgccattgtactttttttttgttcttaggAGACGCAAACAGACAAATGAGCGATCTGAAGTTCAAGCTGGTGAAATCGGAACAAGAAGTTACTACTTTAGAACAGAGCGTAtgttgtttgcctttttttttttttgctttttcaccaatttaaattaattaaccattttattttggtaattcCATGTACTGTCATTTTTTCTCGGCACATCaccctttaaaaacaaaattctaGAATGTATTGTCCATTACTGTTTGGACTCTGAAGTCCATTTTAGTAAATGCTGGTCAATTTTGAGGGGCTTCAGCAACTTAATAATAATGTAGTATAATAAATGTTTTCGTTttattgatgctataaaattaCGACTCAAAAGTATGGCAGGATTACATTAAGATGACTGTAGCATTATACCTTTCCTTACCATTGTGTCTTGCATCGTCCAGGTCATCCGATTGGAAGGTCAGGTGACTCGATACAGGACAGCGTCGGAGACGGCGGAGCTGGTCGAGGACGAGCTGAAGGTTGAGAAGAGAAAACTACAGAGACAAGTACTTTCCTTTAATCATTGTAAAATCATAAGTTTTGTCTTGAGCAAATATAAATATTCCTCTTGTATGTTAAagtagaattgtttttttttttaatctcattgcAAATATTAAGCCTTCGTCAAACTGATCCACTATACCTCAAGTATGTTGTACTATCTCTATAAcattgtgttcttttttgtgTGCGCAGTTACGCACTGCCCTGGACCGGATTCAGGAACTCGAGGACACCAACGGTCTCCTTGCCAAACGGCTGGAGAAGTTGAAGGCCGCCCGCAACATTCTGCAGAACCAGCAGTGACCCCTATTCACTTATAAGGAGCCCACCTGGCTCCAGGAAGGACTCTAATGTTTGTGGAATATAACTCCTGGACAGCTTTCTGGGTTTAAAACCTTGTTGAATCTTTTTCTGCTGCAACCTGACTCATAGTCACTTCTGGTGGGTAATGGACGCTTGATTTCATTCATTGTGCATCCAGGTGATATGGGAGTCTCTGGAATGTATCATGCTGTCATGGGACTCCGCCCACCTGCTCTGACAGGTGACGAAAAAGGAACATCTGCCTCATCAACTCCGACATTGGTTTGTGTAGATTTTTTTGAGCATTTACTCTATCATTTTAAAGTACTACATGAAAAAAGCGCTTTATTTTTACGGGTACACGGGACAATTTAGCACACTAGTAAAATGACTATCTTACTGATAACGATATCAGAGAATGAAAGGACCTAGATGagagtgattggttgtctttGCCTCATTATGCCcttgcaaccaattcagggtgtagtcTCCTTACTACCTGttgtctgctgggataggctccagcacccctgtgacatAAACGGTATAGAAAACGAAtgcatgaatgtattttatcgATATACTTACCCCTGAGCTTTTCCTtatttaagtttagtgttaaaaCTGGAAAGTGCAATAGAATGTAGGCTAAGTTTTAGCTTCTTGTTTTGgccatattcaatatttttttcataatttgctgtAAGCCAATAAAAATTGGACAGCAGGCCCATGGGCCGTATTTTGGACACCGCTAGTCTTAGGACAGTTTACCATTCTAATTGAACCAATGACATTTTTCACTTTTGCCTTACTGTATGAAACTAACAATCATGACACGGGTTGGTTGGATGACtgtcttactttttttttttttaaacaattgcaTGCCATTCCTGCAAACTGGCAGAACAACTACATCTGACGCATATAGAACCTGCTTAACTAATGACTCCTATTATCATTCAGATGTTAACAAAGAATGAGTATGCAATTAGATGTATTTGTGCACCCTAATCATCTCATTAGTGCACAGAAATCTATATACTGGTGGAAAAACATTCCTACTAAGATGCACTCATTCTACAATCTTGCTAAATTGTCTCTCTAGCAAGGAAAGCACATTGTAGATGAACGCTGAGTCGGATGTTAAGTAAATACTAGACACTCCTATTTGGAAACGCTCCATGATATCTTGAGTTTCTGCTATGTGTGTAAATAAAAGGGACTTGCATCAACGATATTTAAATAGTTGTCACCGTCTCGATAAATGTGAAGCAGAAGTGTTCAAAACAGGTCTTGTATGCGCTTCATTTTCTTGCAAATATCATTTGGTAAGGCCCATAATGTTATTTCAATGAAAGGGTATGGTAGGGAGTATAAAAATGGGGGTCTTGATTAAGTGGGGTGACTTTTATATGTAACTCTAAAGGATTAAACATGAAAACGACCTTTAATTCACTTTCAACAACCAAATCAGGTAAAATGTACATGTAAATAATATTTGTTGAGACCAATATTTTCCATCAAATGGCGGTATACTAATTCCTTACCAACATTCATGTCGGAATGGTGGCAAGGAATTAGTGTACCAtatattcacgactataaggcgcaccgcattataaggcgcaccctcaatgaacgtcattttttccatatataaggcgcactgtctattttggagtaaatgtaagactttcaagtgcgccttatagtcgttgatgttttggatttttagaaataaaatcttgcagtgggggaggagctataagatggaagattttgtaaactaagatggcatctgcatatttcacagtattgtttcagttcaggcgtttgtgtttttttaatatccgacagtggtggtttttcgtttttggttttcagtttttcccatatataaggcgcactggattataaggcgcactgtctattttggagaaaatttaagactttgaagtgcgccttatagtcgtgaaaatacggtacttgatgGAAAATATCCATGTTGGAAAGGTGGCATTTCTTAAATGCTCCTGTCAATCTTAAACCCGGCGAAACCTCACAAAGAGATCTCAGGAAGCGAAATCGCAGGTGGTTCCGTTTTATCTGAGAGAGTGGCACTAGGATCCTCCCTGTCAACGGATTTGACCACCGCTTGACCGGCGTTGTCGGAAGCATTGGGACCACTACCCGTGGCCAGACGGTTAAGATGGACCATGGTGGTTTTGGACGCTGCAAACTGTACGTTCTCTGTCAGCTGGTGCCGGCAGTGGAAGAGGATCAGGAAGCAGCGGTGGAACTGACAGGATGATGAAACGCTGTATGATTAAAGTAGTGTGGATTTCACCAGAGGTGCCTCACCTGCTTGTTCATCAGGATGTAGATGACCGGGTTGACCACGGTGCTGCTCTTAGCCAGGATGGACGGCACCACGCTCGCCACAGGGTTGATGAGGCCCGGCTGACCAAATGTAGCCATCATGGCCACGACGCCGTACGGCATCCAGCAGATTAGGAAACAAACCACCGTGATGACGACCATGAACAGGATGTGGAACTCGCGCTGCCTTGTCCTTCGAATTCGACCCACCTAACCACAgaagccatgttacttccgtaagacttaccatattttctcgcatataagccgtattcgtaactaaaacaaatgactgaatcaaggatacACCTTATATGCaaacaagacttgctatactctttttcattGGTAGATGTTGGAAAAGTAAcaattactatttgttggttattttctgttttgcagtaagaaaacttTACATTATGGAATGAATTGGTcctttatgatattgaccctaacaGAGTTcttttgatttatacagtatctcagaaataccacatgtgatgattttcttaagattttcccttcacagtaacacatttgtactccctattaaaaccatgaatacggAGGTTAAAATTGGGTGGCTTACACGTGAGAAATTATAAAATCCCAAAAATTTaaaggggtggcttatatgcgagtaaatagggTATTACTGCGACTCAGCAGTCACTGATCTCCTACTCAACTCTGGCAACCCACTTGTTTAACTGCATGAAGGAGACGACCGTAGCAGTACGCCATGAGAACGACGGGGAGACCCAGGCAGAAGACGAACAAACAAACGATGTACGAGTGTGAGCGAGACGTTGGCTCGGTCCACGTCACGGAGCAGCTGGTTCCCGCCCCCTCCAGCCCATAGCTACTCCATCCCAGCAAGGGGGGCAAAGTCCATGCCAGCGAGTAGAGCCAAGCTCCGCACACTGCTAGCAGAGGCTTCCTGTAGTCCAAGGCCCGCTTGTTGTACACTAGGAGGGTGCTGTATCGCTCGTAGGATAGCAGGGCCAGAGACACCAGAGACACAATTCCTGAGGAAGAGTTGCCGTAacataaaaatgattataaaactCAAAGGCAGTTTGATGCTATGACAAAACAATGTTACTGGTCTGATTTAATGTGGAATTAGTTCACATTATATAACACGTAGTGTATTGATATCCAGTTGTGCTtgaagaaataaatataaaaatacagtttttatgTCTCAATTCATCATGATACTAACATGTTATCATGCAAAAACATGATAGCTATAAAGTAAAACCAACATAAATATCACCTACAAACTTAATCATTGTAATAATTGATCATTATTATGTCCAACTGTTATCAATTTTGTTGAATTGCTCtacagagatttttttaaaaagagcaaCAGAAGTGagacattcattttttaaaagcactaGCTGCTAAAACAGTAAGATGTCCTTTAgactattaatatttttgaaacatATTGAAATGTACTTTATGTTAGAAAACAGCCACTTGGTGAGTTTGGTATGGGCACGCATGGGATTGATTCCGCCTCGGTggagtgtgattgtgagtgcggatgGCTGTCTGTCTCTATGTTAGCCCTAGTGCCTTTTTCTCTAtcgacagctgggataggctccagcaccccccgtgactctTGCGAGGATAGGCGGTATAGAAATGAAATGTTCGGAAATCTTCGTGAACTATAGCATGAGCAttgtttcatctcatctcattttctgaaacactttatcctcattagggtcgtgtggggtgctgtagcctatctcagctgactcctagccagagacaccctgaatcggtggccagccgatcgcagggcacaatgagacggaccATGCACACCCAGACCCATAccaagaggcaatttagagtgtccaatcaacctaccatgtatgtttttggaatgtggcaggaaaccgAAGTGCCCGGAGGAAACACACGCAGACCCagagggaacatgcaaactccacacaggtgtaagtgacctggatttgaacccaggatcccagcgCTATAGGGCGAGACGCTGACCACTCATCCcactggtatttttttttaatcaggcaaTCTAGGCAACTGTTTTGGGATGGCACTGGGGtccaattaaaatacaaataatacttAATTTACTGTATAATATGGTGTGttatattcttttttaataGCAGATATAACTACGCCCTGACATTGGAAGATCCAAAAACTGATCACTGTAAGAAATGCTGAAAAAATCCAGGACCTGTGATAGTAAGTGCCAAATTTTCATGAGAAACCGAATGTTCTGCACTTTCCCTAACAAGTATAGAGATTCGAAGTAGTATTCCCGAAGTGCTACTCACCGAAGCAGGAGTTGACGAAGCCGTACCACAAGCAGCCGACCCGCCCGAAGAGCCAGCGGTAGTGCAGACTGGACGCGAAACTCAGCGTGGTCCCGCACGCGCAAACCAGCATGTCGCTGACGCTGATGTTGAGAAGCAACATGTTGACGGGCGTCCTCAACGTTTTGAACCTGCAGAACAGAACCAGCACCAGCAGGTTGTTGACGAAGCCGAACACCATGATGGAGCCCAGAAAGAGAGACACCACTCGGTGGCCGCCGCGCGTCAGCTGCCCCCGGGGCGCGTCGCTCCACCACTCGTGGCCGCCGGGGTTGCCGGGACCGGGGTTGCCGAGGCCGGGGTTGCCGAGACCGGGATCTGCGCCCGACGATCGGCTCGTGTTTTGGGCCCCGTCCCAAAACATGACGGGGACTCGGCTTGGAGCTACAGCGCGTCACATGACGTCCCTTCCATGTGGGACTAATAGTTTCTGACGGCTCCATGAGTGACGCCCCTGCGTTTTAAGGCCCCCCTACCCGCACTGCGATGGTGTCAAACTCTTGGCCCGCGGGCGGGGTGTGGCTATTTAGCTGCTTTGTATTG is from Stigmatopora nigra isolate UIUO_SnigA chromosome 1, RoL_Snig_1.1, whole genome shotgun sequence and encodes:
- the LOC144198111 gene encoding pinopsin-like, producing the protein MFWDGAQNTSRSSGADPGLGNPGLGNPGPGNPGGHEWWSDAPRGQLTRGGHRVVSLFLGSIMVFGFVNNLLVLVLFCRFKTLRTPVNMLLLNISVSDMLVCACGTTLSFASSLHYRWLFGRVGCLWYGFVNSCFGIVSLVSLALLSYERYSTLLVYNKRALDYRKPLLAVCGAWLYSLAWTLPPLLGWSSYGLEGAGTSCSVTWTEPTSRSHSYIVCLFVFCLGLPVVLMAYCYGRLLHAVKQVGRIRRTRQREFHILFMVVITVVCFLICWMPYGVVAMMATFGQPGLINPVASVVPSILAKSSTVVNPVIYILMNKQFHRCFLILFHCRHQLTENVQFAASKTTMVHLNRLATGSGPNASDNAGQAVVKSVDREDPSATLSDKTEPPAISLPEISL